The Hemibagrus wyckioides isolate EC202008001 linkage group LG15, SWU_Hwy_1.0, whole genome shotgun sequence genome window below encodes:
- the rap1gapa gene encoding rap1 GTPase-activating protein 1 isoform X15: protein MPQRKRSFTFGAYGGVDKSFSRAQSLWKQDGGEPRISSTLDATLLQAPLPYTAPAFLKTTDLFEMIERMQSNRMDEQRCALPPPLKTEEDYIPYPSVHEVLGRKSPFPLILLPQFGGYWIEGTNHELSNGNDLDQLLSPTSQIKLETNITAKIYRKHFMGKEHFNYYTMDSALGHLVFSVKYEVIGDQEHLRLMLRSKLKTYHDVIPISCLTEFPNVVQMAKLVCEEVNVDRFFPVLYPKASRLIVTFDEHVISNNFKFGVIYQKFGQTVEEELFGNNEESPAFVEFLEFLGQKIKLHDFKGFRGGLDVTHGQTGTESVYYNFHNKEVMFHVSTKLPYTEGDTQQLQRKRHIGNDIVAIVFQEENTPFVPDMIASNFLHAYIVVQVENACSDNVLYKVSVTARDDVPFFGPALPDPAIFKKGPEFHEFLYTKLINAEHACYKAEKFARLEERTRGALLETLYEELHINSQAMMGLVGDEEKLENGGGGGGGFFESFKSLIIPGKSPTRKKSGPFNSRRSSAIGIENIQEVQEKSSRESSPSTQKTPDSGHISQEPKSEISSNQSSPEVLVTKNSSAMCFRAPSIPEAHDLSRSSSNASSFASVVEENEAEVTEDYDTGMESLSSAGTPHKRDSFTYNTWLDDNVNNISTTRRGSSSGLGKPPDSGKGHEQNRTDIRFKLDRPIDHKSASNC from the exons AGCAACAGAATGGATGAACAGCGGTGTGCCCTGCCTCCACCCCTTAAA ACTGAGGAGGACTACATCCCATACCCCAGTGTTCATGAG GTGTTAGGCAGGAAAAGCCCTTTTCCACTGATCCTGCTGCCTCAGTTCGGAGGTTACTGGATTGAAGGCACCAACCACGAGCTGAGCAACGGAAATGACCTGGATCAGCTGCTGTCTCCTACGTCCCAAATCAAGCTGGAAACCAACATTACAGCCAAGATCTACAGGAAACACTTTATGGGAAAG GAGCACTTTAATTACTACACAATGGACAGCGCTCTGGGCCACCTGGTCTTCTCGGTTAAATATGAAGTGATCGGGGACCAGGAGCACCTCCGTCTAATGTTAAG GAGCAAATTAAAGACATATCATGATGTGATCCCTATATCATGTCTGACTGAATTCCCCAACGTTGTCCAGATGGCCAAG cttgtgtgtgaggaggtgaaCGTGGATCGCTTCTTCCCAGTGCTTTACCCGAAG GCTTCGAGGCTTATTGTGACGTTTGATGAGCATGTCATCAGTAACAACTTCAAGTTCGGAGTAATATATCAGAAGTTTGGACAG ACTGTTGAGGAGGAGCTGTTTGGAAATAATGAGGAAAGTCCAGCGTTTGTGGAGTTTTTAGAGTTTTTGGGTCAGAAGATCAAGCTCCATGATTTTAAAGG TTTTCGGGGAGGCTTGGACGTGACACATGGACAAACAGGCACAGAATCAGTCTACTACAACTTCCATAACAAAGAGGTCATGTTCCACGTCTCCACCAAGCTCCCCTACACTGAAGGTGACACACAGCAG CTGCAGAGGAAGAGACATATAGGAAATGACATTGTGGCCATTGTGTTCCAAGAGGAGAACACTCCCTTTGTGCCAGACATGATCGCATCAAACTTCCTGCATGCCTACATTGTGGTACAAGTGGAGAATGCATGTTCTGACAATGTCTTGTACAAG GTGTCAGTGACTGCCAGAGATGATGTCCCATTTTTTGGACCAGCTCTACCTGATCCTGCCATATTCAAGAAG GGACCAGAGTTTCACGAGTTTTTATATACAAAGCTAATCAATGCCGAGCACGCCTGCTACAAAGCTGAGAAGTTTGCCAGACTGGAG GAGCGCACTCGAGGAGCCCTGCTAGAGACACTGTACGAAGAGCTGCATATCAACAGTCAGGCCATGATGGGGCTCGTCGGTGATGAGGAGAAGCTTgagaatggaggaggaggaggagggggctTCTTCGAGTCTTTTAAG TCTCTGATCATTCCTGGAAAAAGTCCAACGAGGAAAAAGTCTGGCCCATTCAACTCTCGCAGGAGCAGTGCCATCGGCATCGAGAACATCCAGGAGGTGCAGGAGAAAAG caGTAGGGAGAGTTCGCCGAGCACACAGAAGACTCCTGACAGTGGACACATATCACAGGAACCCAAGTCTGAaatctcatccaatcagagctcaCCTGAGGTCCTTGTCACTAAGAACAG ctcggCTATGTGCTTCAGAGCTCCTTCCATCCCTGAAGCTCATGACTTGTCACGTTCCTCCTCAAATGCCAGCAGCTTTGCCAGTGTGGTGGAGGAGAACGAAGCCGAGGTCACTGAAGACTACGATACAGGCATG GAAAGTCTGTCATCAGCAGGGACTCCACACAAGCGGGACTCGTTCACCTACAACACATGGCTGGATGACAATGTAAACAACATCAGCACCACCAGAAGGGGAAGCTCATCTG GTTTAGGCAAACCTCCCGATAGTGGTAAAGGTCACGAGCAGAACCGGACAGACATCCGCTTCAAACTAGATCGACCGATTGACCACAAGTCTGCATCG aacTGCTAG
- the rap1gapa gene encoding rap1 GTPase-activating protein 1 isoform X4 yields MPQRKRSFTFGAYGGVDKSFSRAQSLWKQDGGEPRISSTLDATLLQAPLPYTAPAFLKTTDLFEMIERMQSNRMDEQRCALPPPLKTEEDYIPYPSVHEVLGRKSPFPLILLPQFGGYWIEGTNHELSNGNDLDQLLSPTSQIKLETNITAKIYRKHFMGKEHFNYYTMDSALGHLVFSVKYEVIGDQEHLRLMLRSKLKTYHDVIPISCLTEFPNVVQMAKLVCEEVNVDRFFPVLYPKASRLIVTFDEHVISNNFKFGVIYQKFGQTVEEELFGNNEESPAFVEFLEFLGQKIKLHDFKGFRGGLDVTHGQTGTESVYYNFHNKEVMFHVSTKLPYTEGDTQQLQRKRHIGNDIVAIVFQEENTPFVPDMIASNFLHAYIVVQVENACSDNVLYKVSVTARDDVPFFGPALPDPAIFKKGPEFHEFLYTKLINAEHACYKAEKFARLEERTRGALLETLYEELHINSQAMMGLVGDEEKLENGGGGGGGFFESFKRVIRNRSHSLDAMNFSIGKRAVSSSHSGSFTHNNNNNDQLHSPEAPKYAGISLIIPGKSPTRKKSGPFNSRRSSAIGIENIQEVQEKRIAALLSEDRTVLCVSLPSVSLRNGRLIMDSSNSRESSPSTQKTPDSGHISQEPKSEISSNQSSPEVLVTKNSSAMCFRAPSIPEAHDLSRSSSNASSFASVVEENEAEVTEDYDTGMESLSSAGTPHKRDSFTYNTWLDDNVNNISTTRRGSSSGLGKPPDSGKGHEQNRTDIRFKLDRPIDHKSASNC; encoded by the exons AGCAACAGAATGGATGAACAGCGGTGTGCCCTGCCTCCACCCCTTAAA ACTGAGGAGGACTACATCCCATACCCCAGTGTTCATGAG GTGTTAGGCAGGAAAAGCCCTTTTCCACTGATCCTGCTGCCTCAGTTCGGAGGTTACTGGATTGAAGGCACCAACCACGAGCTGAGCAACGGAAATGACCTGGATCAGCTGCTGTCTCCTACGTCCCAAATCAAGCTGGAAACCAACATTACAGCCAAGATCTACAGGAAACACTTTATGGGAAAG GAGCACTTTAATTACTACACAATGGACAGCGCTCTGGGCCACCTGGTCTTCTCGGTTAAATATGAAGTGATCGGGGACCAGGAGCACCTCCGTCTAATGTTAAG GAGCAAATTAAAGACATATCATGATGTGATCCCTATATCATGTCTGACTGAATTCCCCAACGTTGTCCAGATGGCCAAG cttgtgtgtgaggaggtgaaCGTGGATCGCTTCTTCCCAGTGCTTTACCCGAAG GCTTCGAGGCTTATTGTGACGTTTGATGAGCATGTCATCAGTAACAACTTCAAGTTCGGAGTAATATATCAGAAGTTTGGACAG ACTGTTGAGGAGGAGCTGTTTGGAAATAATGAGGAAAGTCCAGCGTTTGTGGAGTTTTTAGAGTTTTTGGGTCAGAAGATCAAGCTCCATGATTTTAAAGG TTTTCGGGGAGGCTTGGACGTGACACATGGACAAACAGGCACAGAATCAGTCTACTACAACTTCCATAACAAAGAGGTCATGTTCCACGTCTCCACCAAGCTCCCCTACACTGAAGGTGACACACAGCAG CTGCAGAGGAAGAGACATATAGGAAATGACATTGTGGCCATTGTGTTCCAAGAGGAGAACACTCCCTTTGTGCCAGACATGATCGCATCAAACTTCCTGCATGCCTACATTGTGGTACAAGTGGAGAATGCATGTTCTGACAATGTCTTGTACAAG GTGTCAGTGACTGCCAGAGATGATGTCCCATTTTTTGGACCAGCTCTACCTGATCCTGCCATATTCAAGAAG GGACCAGAGTTTCACGAGTTTTTATATACAAAGCTAATCAATGCCGAGCACGCCTGCTACAAAGCTGAGAAGTTTGCCAGACTGGAG GAGCGCACTCGAGGAGCCCTGCTAGAGACACTGTACGAAGAGCTGCATATCAACAGTCAGGCCATGATGGGGCTCGTCGGTGATGAGGAGAAGCTTgagaatggaggaggaggaggagggggctTCTTCGAGTCTTTTAAG CGGGTGATCCGCAACAGGAGCCACTCTCTGGATGCCATGAATTTCAGTATTGGGAAGCGTGCGGTCTCTTCTAGTCACAGCGGCAGTTTTacccacaacaacaacaacaacgatcAGCTGCACTCACCAGAGGCCCCCAAATACGCTGGGATA TCTCTGATCATTCCTGGAAAAAGTCCAACGAGGAAAAAGTCTGGCCCATTCAACTCTCGCAGGAGCAGTGCCATCGGCATCGAGAACATCCAGGAGGTGCAGGAGAAAAG GATTGCTGCTCTCTTGTCAGAGGACAGGACAgtgctctgtgtctctctgcccAGCGTCAGTCTCAGGAACGGCAGGCTCATCATGGATTCCTCCAA caGTAGGGAGAGTTCGCCGAGCACACAGAAGACTCCTGACAGTGGACACATATCACAGGAACCCAAGTCTGAaatctcatccaatcagagctcaCCTGAGGTCCTTGTCACTAAGAACAG ctcggCTATGTGCTTCAGAGCTCCTTCCATCCCTGAAGCTCATGACTTGTCACGTTCCTCCTCAAATGCCAGCAGCTTTGCCAGTGTGGTGGAGGAGAACGAAGCCGAGGTCACTGAAGACTACGATACAGGCATG GAAAGTCTGTCATCAGCAGGGACTCCACACAAGCGGGACTCGTTCACCTACAACACATGGCTGGATGACAATGTAAACAACATCAGCACCACCAGAAGGGGAAGCTCATCTG GTTTAGGCAAACCTCCCGATAGTGGTAAAGGTCACGAGCAGAACCGGACAGACATCCGCTTCAAACTAGATCGACCGATTGACCACAAGTCTGCATCG aacTGCTAG
- the rap1gapa gene encoding rap1 GTPase-activating protein 1 isoform X2, which produces MPQRKRSFTFGAYGGVDKSFSRAQSLWKQDGGEPRISSTLDATLLQAPLPYTAPAFLKTTDLFEMIERMQSNRMDEQRCALPPPLKTEEDYIPYPSVHEVLGRKSPFPLILLPQFGGYWIEGTNHELSNGNDLDQLLSPTSQIKLETNITAKIYRKHFMGKEHFNYYTMDSALGHLVFSVKYEVIGDQEHLRLMLRSKLKTYHDVIPISCLTEFPNVVQMAKLVCEEVNVDRFFPVLYPKASRLIVTFDEHVISNNFKFGVIYQKFGQTVEEELFGNNEESPAFVEFLEFLGQKIKLHDFKGFRGGLDVTHGQTGTESVYYNFHNKEVMFHVSTKLPYTEGDTQQLQRKRHIGNDIVAIVFQEENTPFVPDMIASNFLHAYIVVQVENACSDNVLYKVSVTARDDVPFFGPALPDPAIFKKGPEFHEFLYTKLINAEHACYKAEKFARLEERTRGALLETLYEELHINSQAMMGLVGDEEKLENGGGGGGGFFESFKRVIRNRSHSLDAMNFSIGKRAVSSSHSGSFTHNNNNNDQLHSPEAPKYAGISLLVPGKSPSKYGRRGSAIGIGTIEESLIIPGKSPTRKKSGPFNSRRSSAIGIENIQEVQEKRIAALLSEDRTVLCVSLPSVSLRNGRLIMDSSNRESSPSTQKTPDSGHISQEPKSEISSNQSSPEVLVTKNSSAMCFRAPSIPEAHDLSRSSSNASSFASVVEENEAEVTEDYDTGMESLSSAGTPHKRDSFTYNTWLDDNVNNISTTRRGSSSGLGKPPDSGKGHEQNRTDIRFKLDRPIDHKSASNC; this is translated from the exons AGCAACAGAATGGATGAACAGCGGTGTGCCCTGCCTCCACCCCTTAAA ACTGAGGAGGACTACATCCCATACCCCAGTGTTCATGAG GTGTTAGGCAGGAAAAGCCCTTTTCCACTGATCCTGCTGCCTCAGTTCGGAGGTTACTGGATTGAAGGCACCAACCACGAGCTGAGCAACGGAAATGACCTGGATCAGCTGCTGTCTCCTACGTCCCAAATCAAGCTGGAAACCAACATTACAGCCAAGATCTACAGGAAACACTTTATGGGAAAG GAGCACTTTAATTACTACACAATGGACAGCGCTCTGGGCCACCTGGTCTTCTCGGTTAAATATGAAGTGATCGGGGACCAGGAGCACCTCCGTCTAATGTTAAG GAGCAAATTAAAGACATATCATGATGTGATCCCTATATCATGTCTGACTGAATTCCCCAACGTTGTCCAGATGGCCAAG cttgtgtgtgaggaggtgaaCGTGGATCGCTTCTTCCCAGTGCTTTACCCGAAG GCTTCGAGGCTTATTGTGACGTTTGATGAGCATGTCATCAGTAACAACTTCAAGTTCGGAGTAATATATCAGAAGTTTGGACAG ACTGTTGAGGAGGAGCTGTTTGGAAATAATGAGGAAAGTCCAGCGTTTGTGGAGTTTTTAGAGTTTTTGGGTCAGAAGATCAAGCTCCATGATTTTAAAGG TTTTCGGGGAGGCTTGGACGTGACACATGGACAAACAGGCACAGAATCAGTCTACTACAACTTCCATAACAAAGAGGTCATGTTCCACGTCTCCACCAAGCTCCCCTACACTGAAGGTGACACACAGCAG CTGCAGAGGAAGAGACATATAGGAAATGACATTGTGGCCATTGTGTTCCAAGAGGAGAACACTCCCTTTGTGCCAGACATGATCGCATCAAACTTCCTGCATGCCTACATTGTGGTACAAGTGGAGAATGCATGTTCTGACAATGTCTTGTACAAG GTGTCAGTGACTGCCAGAGATGATGTCCCATTTTTTGGACCAGCTCTACCTGATCCTGCCATATTCAAGAAG GGACCAGAGTTTCACGAGTTTTTATATACAAAGCTAATCAATGCCGAGCACGCCTGCTACAAAGCTGAGAAGTTTGCCAGACTGGAG GAGCGCACTCGAGGAGCCCTGCTAGAGACACTGTACGAAGAGCTGCATATCAACAGTCAGGCCATGATGGGGCTCGTCGGTGATGAGGAGAAGCTTgagaatggaggaggaggaggagggggctTCTTCGAGTCTTTTAAG CGGGTGATCCGCAACAGGAGCCACTCTCTGGATGCCATGAATTTCAGTATTGGGAAGCGTGCGGTCTCTTCTAGTCACAGCGGCAGTTTTacccacaacaacaacaacaacgatcAGCTGCACTCACCAGAGGCCCCCAAATACGCTGGGATA TCATTGCTTGTCCCAGGGAAAAGTCCCAGTAAATACGGACGCCGCGGCAGTGCCATAGGGATAGGAACGATAGAAGAG TCTCTGATCATTCCTGGAAAAAGTCCAACGAGGAAAAAGTCTGGCCCATTCAACTCTCGCAGGAGCAGTGCCATCGGCATCGAGAACATCCAGGAGGTGCAGGAGAAAAG GATTGCTGCTCTCTTGTCAGAGGACAGGACAgtgctctgtgtctctctgcccAGCGTCAGTCTCAGGAACGGCAGGCTCATCATGGATTCCTCCAA TAGGGAGAGTTCGCCGAGCACACAGAAGACTCCTGACAGTGGACACATATCACAGGAACCCAAGTCTGAaatctcatccaatcagagctcaCCTGAGGTCCTTGTCACTAAGAACAG ctcggCTATGTGCTTCAGAGCTCCTTCCATCCCTGAAGCTCATGACTTGTCACGTTCCTCCTCAAATGCCAGCAGCTTTGCCAGTGTGGTGGAGGAGAACGAAGCCGAGGTCACTGAAGACTACGATACAGGCATG GAAAGTCTGTCATCAGCAGGGACTCCACACAAGCGGGACTCGTTCACCTACAACACATGGCTGGATGACAATGTAAACAACATCAGCACCACCAGAAGGGGAAGCTCATCTG GTTTAGGCAAACCTCCCGATAGTGGTAAAGGTCACGAGCAGAACCGGACAGACATCCGCTTCAAACTAGATCGACCGATTGACCACAAGTCTGCATCG aacTGCTAG
- the rap1gapa gene encoding rap1 GTPase-activating protein 1 isoform X6: MPQRKRSFTFGAYGGVDKSFSRAQSLWKQDGGEPRISSTLDATLLQAPLPYTAPAFLKTTDLFEMIERMQSNRMDEQRCALPPPLKTEEDYIPYPSVHEVLGRKSPFPLILLPQFGGYWIEGTNHELSNGNDLDQLLSPTSQIKLETNITAKIYRKHFMGKEHFNYYTMDSALGHLVFSVKYEVIGDQEHLRLMLRSKLKTYHDVIPISCLTEFPNVVQMAKLVCEEVNVDRFFPVLYPKASRLIVTFDEHVISNNFKFGVIYQKFGQTVEEELFGNNEESPAFVEFLEFLGQKIKLHDFKGFRGGLDVTHGQTGTESVYYNFHNKEVMFHVSTKLPYTEGDTQQLQRKRHIGNDIVAIVFQEENTPFVPDMIASNFLHAYIVVQVENACSDNVLYKVSVTARDDVPFFGPALPDPAIFKKGPEFHEFLYTKLINAEHACYKAEKFARLEERTRGALLETLYEELHINSQAMMGLVGDEEKLENGGGGGGGFFESFKRVIRNRSHSLDAMNFSIGKRAVSSSHSGSFTHNNNNNDQLHSPEAPKYAGISLLVPGKSPSKYGRRGSAIGIGTIEESLIIPGKSPTRKKSGPFNSRRSSAIGIENIQEVQEKSRESSPSTQKTPDSGHISQEPKSEISSNQSSPEVLVTKNSSAMCFRAPSIPEAHDLSRSSSNASSFASVVEENEAEVTEDYDTGMESLSSAGTPHKRDSFTYNTWLDDNVNNISTTRRGSSSGLGKPPDSGKGHEQNRTDIRFKLDRPIDHKSASNC; the protein is encoded by the exons AGCAACAGAATGGATGAACAGCGGTGTGCCCTGCCTCCACCCCTTAAA ACTGAGGAGGACTACATCCCATACCCCAGTGTTCATGAG GTGTTAGGCAGGAAAAGCCCTTTTCCACTGATCCTGCTGCCTCAGTTCGGAGGTTACTGGATTGAAGGCACCAACCACGAGCTGAGCAACGGAAATGACCTGGATCAGCTGCTGTCTCCTACGTCCCAAATCAAGCTGGAAACCAACATTACAGCCAAGATCTACAGGAAACACTTTATGGGAAAG GAGCACTTTAATTACTACACAATGGACAGCGCTCTGGGCCACCTGGTCTTCTCGGTTAAATATGAAGTGATCGGGGACCAGGAGCACCTCCGTCTAATGTTAAG GAGCAAATTAAAGACATATCATGATGTGATCCCTATATCATGTCTGACTGAATTCCCCAACGTTGTCCAGATGGCCAAG cttgtgtgtgaggaggtgaaCGTGGATCGCTTCTTCCCAGTGCTTTACCCGAAG GCTTCGAGGCTTATTGTGACGTTTGATGAGCATGTCATCAGTAACAACTTCAAGTTCGGAGTAATATATCAGAAGTTTGGACAG ACTGTTGAGGAGGAGCTGTTTGGAAATAATGAGGAAAGTCCAGCGTTTGTGGAGTTTTTAGAGTTTTTGGGTCAGAAGATCAAGCTCCATGATTTTAAAGG TTTTCGGGGAGGCTTGGACGTGACACATGGACAAACAGGCACAGAATCAGTCTACTACAACTTCCATAACAAAGAGGTCATGTTCCACGTCTCCACCAAGCTCCCCTACACTGAAGGTGACACACAGCAG CTGCAGAGGAAGAGACATATAGGAAATGACATTGTGGCCATTGTGTTCCAAGAGGAGAACACTCCCTTTGTGCCAGACATGATCGCATCAAACTTCCTGCATGCCTACATTGTGGTACAAGTGGAGAATGCATGTTCTGACAATGTCTTGTACAAG GTGTCAGTGACTGCCAGAGATGATGTCCCATTTTTTGGACCAGCTCTACCTGATCCTGCCATATTCAAGAAG GGACCAGAGTTTCACGAGTTTTTATATACAAAGCTAATCAATGCCGAGCACGCCTGCTACAAAGCTGAGAAGTTTGCCAGACTGGAG GAGCGCACTCGAGGAGCCCTGCTAGAGACACTGTACGAAGAGCTGCATATCAACAGTCAGGCCATGATGGGGCTCGTCGGTGATGAGGAGAAGCTTgagaatggaggaggaggaggagggggctTCTTCGAGTCTTTTAAG CGGGTGATCCGCAACAGGAGCCACTCTCTGGATGCCATGAATTTCAGTATTGGGAAGCGTGCGGTCTCTTCTAGTCACAGCGGCAGTTTTacccacaacaacaacaacaacgatcAGCTGCACTCACCAGAGGCCCCCAAATACGCTGGGATA TCATTGCTTGTCCCAGGGAAAAGTCCCAGTAAATACGGACGCCGCGGCAGTGCCATAGGGATAGGAACGATAGAAGAG TCTCTGATCATTCCTGGAAAAAGTCCAACGAGGAAAAAGTCTGGCCCATTCAACTCTCGCAGGAGCAGTGCCATCGGCATCGAGAACATCCAGGAGGTGCAGGAGAAAAG TAGGGAGAGTTCGCCGAGCACACAGAAGACTCCTGACAGTGGACACATATCACAGGAACCCAAGTCTGAaatctcatccaatcagagctcaCCTGAGGTCCTTGTCACTAAGAACAG ctcggCTATGTGCTTCAGAGCTCCTTCCATCCCTGAAGCTCATGACTTGTCACGTTCCTCCTCAAATGCCAGCAGCTTTGCCAGTGTGGTGGAGGAGAACGAAGCCGAGGTCACTGAAGACTACGATACAGGCATG GAAAGTCTGTCATCAGCAGGGACTCCACACAAGCGGGACTCGTTCACCTACAACACATGGCTGGATGACAATGTAAACAACATCAGCACCACCAGAAGGGGAAGCTCATCTG GTTTAGGCAAACCTCCCGATAGTGGTAAAGGTCACGAGCAGAACCGGACAGACATCCGCTTCAAACTAGATCGACCGATTGACCACAAGTCTGCATCG aacTGCTAG
- the rap1gapa gene encoding rap1 GTPase-activating protein 1 isoform X13, producing the protein MDEQRCALPPPLKTEEDYIPYPSVHEVLGRKSPFPLILLPQFGGYWIEGTNHELSNGNDLDQLLSPTSQIKLETNITAKIYRKHFMGKEHFNYYTMDSALGHLVFSVKYEVIGDQEHLRLMLRSKLKTYHDVIPISCLTEFPNVVQMAKLVCEEVNVDRFFPVLYPKASRLIVTFDEHVISNNFKFGVIYQKFGQTVEEELFGNNEESPAFVEFLEFLGQKIKLHDFKGFRGGLDVTHGQTGTESVYYNFHNKEVMFHVSTKLPYTEGDTQQLQRKRHIGNDIVAIVFQEENTPFVPDMIASNFLHAYIVVQVENACSDNVLYKVSVTARDDVPFFGPALPDPAIFKKGPEFHEFLYTKLINAEHACYKAEKFARLEERTRGALLETLYEELHINSQAMMGLVGDEEKLENGGGGGGGFFESFKRVIRNRSHSLDAMNFSIGKRAVSSSHSGSFTHNNNNNDQLHSPEAPKYAGISLLVPGKSPSKYGRRGSAIGIGTIEESLIIPGKSPTRKKSGPFNSRRSSAIGIENIQEVQEKRIAALLSEDRTVLCVSLPSVSLRNGRLIMDSSNSRESSPSTQKTPDSGHISQEPKSEISSNQSSPEVLVTKNSSAMCFRAPSIPEAHDLSRSSSNASSFASVVEENEAEVTEDYDTGMESLSSAGTPHKRDSFTYNTWLDDNVNNISTTRRGSSSGLGKPPDSGKGHEQNRTDIRFKLDRPIDHKSASNC; encoded by the exons ATGGATGAACAGCGGTGTGCCCTGCCTCCACCCCTTAAA ACTGAGGAGGACTACATCCCATACCCCAGTGTTCATGAG GTGTTAGGCAGGAAAAGCCCTTTTCCACTGATCCTGCTGCCTCAGTTCGGAGGTTACTGGATTGAAGGCACCAACCACGAGCTGAGCAACGGAAATGACCTGGATCAGCTGCTGTCTCCTACGTCCCAAATCAAGCTGGAAACCAACATTACAGCCAAGATCTACAGGAAACACTTTATGGGAAAG GAGCACTTTAATTACTACACAATGGACAGCGCTCTGGGCCACCTGGTCTTCTCGGTTAAATATGAAGTGATCGGGGACCAGGAGCACCTCCGTCTAATGTTAAG GAGCAAATTAAAGACATATCATGATGTGATCCCTATATCATGTCTGACTGAATTCCCCAACGTTGTCCAGATGGCCAAG cttgtgtgtgaggaggtgaaCGTGGATCGCTTCTTCCCAGTGCTTTACCCGAAG GCTTCGAGGCTTATTGTGACGTTTGATGAGCATGTCATCAGTAACAACTTCAAGTTCGGAGTAATATATCAGAAGTTTGGACAG ACTGTTGAGGAGGAGCTGTTTGGAAATAATGAGGAAAGTCCAGCGTTTGTGGAGTTTTTAGAGTTTTTGGGTCAGAAGATCAAGCTCCATGATTTTAAAGG TTTTCGGGGAGGCTTGGACGTGACACATGGACAAACAGGCACAGAATCAGTCTACTACAACTTCCATAACAAAGAGGTCATGTTCCACGTCTCCACCAAGCTCCCCTACACTGAAGGTGACACACAGCAG CTGCAGAGGAAGAGACATATAGGAAATGACATTGTGGCCATTGTGTTCCAAGAGGAGAACACTCCCTTTGTGCCAGACATGATCGCATCAAACTTCCTGCATGCCTACATTGTGGTACAAGTGGAGAATGCATGTTCTGACAATGTCTTGTACAAG GTGTCAGTGACTGCCAGAGATGATGTCCCATTTTTTGGACCAGCTCTACCTGATCCTGCCATATTCAAGAAG GGACCAGAGTTTCACGAGTTTTTATATACAAAGCTAATCAATGCCGAGCACGCCTGCTACAAAGCTGAGAAGTTTGCCAGACTGGAG GAGCGCACTCGAGGAGCCCTGCTAGAGACACTGTACGAAGAGCTGCATATCAACAGTCAGGCCATGATGGGGCTCGTCGGTGATGAGGAGAAGCTTgagaatggaggaggaggaggagggggctTCTTCGAGTCTTTTAAG CGGGTGATCCGCAACAGGAGCCACTCTCTGGATGCCATGAATTTCAGTATTGGGAAGCGTGCGGTCTCTTCTAGTCACAGCGGCAGTTTTacccacaacaacaacaacaacgatcAGCTGCACTCACCAGAGGCCCCCAAATACGCTGGGATA TCATTGCTTGTCCCAGGGAAAAGTCCCAGTAAATACGGACGCCGCGGCAGTGCCATAGGGATAGGAACGATAGAAGAG TCTCTGATCATTCCTGGAAAAAGTCCAACGAGGAAAAAGTCTGGCCCATTCAACTCTCGCAGGAGCAGTGCCATCGGCATCGAGAACATCCAGGAGGTGCAGGAGAAAAG GATTGCTGCTCTCTTGTCAGAGGACAGGACAgtgctctgtgtctctctgcccAGCGTCAGTCTCAGGAACGGCAGGCTCATCATGGATTCCTCCAA caGTAGGGAGAGTTCGCCGAGCACACAGAAGACTCCTGACAGTGGACACATATCACAGGAACCCAAGTCTGAaatctcatccaatcagagctcaCCTGAGGTCCTTGTCACTAAGAACAG ctcggCTATGTGCTTCAGAGCTCCTTCCATCCCTGAAGCTCATGACTTGTCACGTTCCTCCTCAAATGCCAGCAGCTTTGCCAGTGTGGTGGAGGAGAACGAAGCCGAGGTCACTGAAGACTACGATACAGGCATG GAAAGTCTGTCATCAGCAGGGACTCCACACAAGCGGGACTCGTTCACCTACAACACATGGCTGGATGACAATGTAAACAACATCAGCACCACCAGAAGGGGAAGCTCATCTG GTTTAGGCAAACCTCCCGATAGTGGTAAAGGTCACGAGCAGAACCGGACAGACATCCGCTTCAAACTAGATCGACCGATTGACCACAAGTCTGCATCG aacTGCTAG